A genomic window from Pecten maximus chromosome 4, xPecMax1.1, whole genome shotgun sequence includes:
- the LOC117326488 gene encoding spindle and centriole-associated protein 1-like, with amino-acid sequence MSFVRVRRTHSATGIPRKKKPMRRKPVWDDTVNDLTTLKATPEEIEYRKASHLSKHALATRLQRQKDLQKKKKKAADLSISNAEARQLAIMKEVLYDQQQFQSAIAKSDKMMSSVKDMFGDDPKRFTGFPNVTAAPDPDGIDRTASLIADHPDIRTRMEALSQSLMDGSALNDFETDSDDEVVAPDPITYQPQMNMERFEKYLAHEEKNNTLSTISGQAQLSQLALGPIQSTQIQDTASLHTSLGTACETPKRNLNESVSILKTPRSAINDTKKIKKTRKRVAPPKSPQHNTSAFNLTDLRKVLENLQDEIAEFEKQTGRRAPAEKHRQETFSGYTLSLVDSVTKLSRYLKENDLRLKAETIVREQLMQDVSQLAALIDALTSDIILTQDESAKLKNEFTKYKLETQSEIQHLKTVLHKAGLIEEEAVLRTPPRRSPPQPSVTESDEDTKQPQELSAIPNHIQSASAAVLLSPPVRKSHLQKDKDEGSSENQPNTADFFPVGGLNYMHGPISSNPSRASSVDSHSDPTQLSNGPTLHSTTGVRVTRPNVPYSTHQGQSESQSDPTQPQQVQGAPWYPQSQFLQSLPPGNPTQSLASSQEQSLTGSSVQGYSLARPSASYPGNQGAQGMQSRPYLTNTAARVSVPRPTPLVQTNVEVPLQNSVRPSGQLPEHSTIRQGMVQSLGGPAGIQYPMGGQISHSGRIGGLGLYPSVSQSGILGSSGQDQRQLAHTSGLPAPPSYNSKDVLAAQILELNKQHEEAQVRLQILMQQQQNQHQEHLDQHHTLQETDSELRAAMVLAQRNPQQHGLPSHPVSPPISPISQKSDKYLNLQGLTQQDNHGSSRGITVSIPSMSLDSTNESSPSPKRA; translated from the exons ATGTCGTTTGTTAGAGTGCGAAGAACCCATTCGGCTACTGGTATTCCTCGTAAGAAGAAACCAATGCGAAGAAAACCTGTTTGGGAT GACACTGTTAATGATTTAACTACACTGAAAGCAACACCAGAAGAAATA GAATACAGAAAAGCATCTCACCTGTCAAAACATGCCCTGGCTACTCGACTTCAAAGACAGAAAGACCTCCAAAAGAAAA AGAAAAAAGCAGCAGATTTGAGCATTTCAAATGCTGAAGCCAGACAGCTTGCCATTATGAAGGAAGTTCTGTATGACCAACAACAG TTTCAAAGTGCGATAGCAAAGTCAGATAAGATGATGTCATCGGTGAAAGATATGTTTGGTGACGACCCTAAG AGATTTACTGGCTTTCCTAATGTCACTGCAGCTCCAGACCCTGatggtatagacag GACGGCTAGTCTGATTGCAGACCATCCGGACATCAGAACACGTATGGAGGCTCTTAGTCAGTCACTCATGGATGGCTCAGCACTCAATGACTTTGAGACAGACTCAG ATGATGAAGTAGTTGCTCCTGATCCCATTACCTACCAGCCTCAAATGAACATGGAGAGGTTTGAGAAGTACCTGGCCCACGAAGAGAAGAATAATACTCTGAGTACTATCAGTGGTCAGGCCCAACTGAGTCAGCTGGCCCTGGGTCCTATACAGAGTACACAGATACAGGATACAGCCAGTCTACACACCTCTTTAG GAACTGCATGTGAAACTCCAAAAAGGAATCTGAATGAGTCTGTCTCAATTCTTAAAACCCCAAGGTCTGCAATCAATGATACAAAAAAGATCAAGAAGACAAGAAAACGTGTGGCTCCTCCAAAATCTCCACAACACAACACGTCAGCTTTCAACCTGACAGATCTACGCAAG GTGTTGGAAAATCTCCAGGATGAGATTGCAGAGTTTGAAAAACAGACAGGACGTCGAGCTCCAGCTGAAAAACACAGACAGGAAACATTTTCTGGATACACACTGTCTCTGGTTGATTCGGTCACCAAACTCAGTCGATATCTCAAAGAG AATGATCTGCGACTGAAGGCGGAGACAATAGTGAGAGAGCAGCTCATGCAGGATGTGTCCCAGTTAGCAGCCCTCATAGACGCTCTAACGTCT GATATTATTTTAACTCAAGATGAATCAGCCAAGTTGAAGAATGAATTTACAAAGTATAAGTTGGAAACTCAAAGTGAAATACAACACCTCAAG ACTGTGCTACACAAGGCTGGTCTTATAGAGGAGGAAGCTGTGTTGAGAACACCCCCTAGAAGATCCCCACCCCAACCATCTGTTACAG AGTCTGATGAGGACACCAAACAGCCACAGGAGCTCTCAGCTATCCCCAATCACATTCAGTCTGCTTCGGCAGCTGTTCTGTTATCCCCACCAGTCAGGAAATCTCACCTACAGAAGGACAAGGATGAAGGCTCATCAGAAAACCAGCCAAACACAG CAGATTTTTTTCCTGTTGGTGGACTCAACTATATGCATGGACCAATCAGCAGTAACCCTAGTCGGGCCAGCTCTGTGGATAGCCACTCAGATCCCACCCAGCTGTCCAATGGTCCCACCCTACACTCTACAACTGGTGTTAGAGTCACCAGACCAAACGTGCCTTATTCTACACACCAAGGGCAAAGTGAGTCCCAGTCTGATCCTACACAGCCTCAGCAGGTCCAAGGGGCGCCATGGTATCCACAGTCCCAATTTTTACAGAGCCTTCCCCCAGGGAATCCCACACAGTCTCTAGCATCAAGTCAGGAGCAGTCATTGACTGGCAGCTCAGTACAGGGCTATAGCCTTGCACGTCCCTCAGCATCATATCCAGGAAACCAAGGGGCCCAAGGCATGCAGAGCAGACCCTACCTCACCAACACTGCTGCCAGGGTGTCTGTGCCTCGTCCCACCCCCCTGGTACAGACCAATGTGGAAGTACCACTCCAGAATAGTGTTAGGCCATCAGGACAGTTACCAGAACACTCAACAATACGACAAGGAATGGTACAATCACTGGGAGGTCCTGCAGGCATCCAGTATCCAATGGGAGGCCAGATTTCTCACAGTGGGCGTATAGGTGGTCTAGGTTTGTACCCAAGTGTGTCCCAAAGTGGTATTCTGGGAAGTTCAGGCCAGGATCAGAGACAGCTTGCCCACACCAGTGGTCTCCCTGCTCCACCCTCATACAACAGCAAGGATGTACTTGCTGCCCAGATCCTGGAGCTAAACAAGCAGCATGAGGAGGCTCAGGTCCGTCTTCAGATATTGATGCAACAGCAGCAGAATCAGCACCAGGAACACCTAGACCAGCATCATACTTTACAGGAGACTGACAGTGAGCTCCGTGCCGCCATGGTCCTTGCCCAACGCAACCCACAACAG CATGGCCTTCCTTCCCACCCTGTTTCTCCTCCAATTTCTCCAATATCTCAGAAGTCGGATAAATACCTCAATCTCCAGGGCTTGACCCAACag GATAACCATGGTTCTTCTAGAGGCATTACTGTATCTATTCCCAGCATGAGTTTGGATTCAACGAATGAGAGCAGTCCCTCGCCTAAGAGAGCATAG